The Xanthomonas sp. DAR 34887 genome has a segment encoding these proteins:
- a CDS encoding GLUG motif-containing protein, translating into MNRIYRLVFNRNLGVLQVASEVAAGHAGGGSAGAARLAAPLLPFALACALAAPAHAGGVPSLSSATGASVSQNGSTLHIDQNAAKAVLNWNSFNIGKDASVVFVQPSSSAVALNLIDASHGASTINGSLRANGNVFLINSAGILFGSTAKVNVGGLVASSLGLAGDDDNAYVLARGDHAAASVVNRGSITANGGGSVNLVGNHVANSGAIAAENGAIRLVSADQVKVTMDTAGAIGLQLVAAAGSSADGTEAAVENSGSLRAGNGQILLQAASNGLSDLLINNTGTIEASAIDTSGGSVRFVASGGAIASSGSIDVSGTSGGSVQLLSDAAVNVGGRIDASGATAGGSIRIGGGYQGGENLLQASSATVASGAVLDASATGAGNGGSVVVWSNGHTAVHGALAANGAGNGNGGLLETSGHTVDFSGIAVGAKAAGTGAAGTWLVDPEDLTVDSAAAGTIGTALDGGTNVTLITTSTTASGPGSVTSGGNGDINVNAAINWGGNTTLTLDAYHDINLNAAITATGDSAGLVLNYGGYTANGAATGGTDYRVNAPVTLGGSNAQLHINGDAYTLLHSMSDLQNVVGNTGNYALAGNLDAGGTTYGAPIMARTASGEFSGTFAGLGHTIGNLNIASGNNYVGLFGYVGTATIRDLGLVNATVSGNNYVGALAGSSRATVSNVYASGSVSAANYVGGLVGYNPDGTITASHSTSVVSATGTYFGGLVAYNGGSISDSYATGNVAGAYRYAGGLVGYNIGSVNASYATGTVSGQAYVGGLAGYSAGPLTNVYATGNVSATGNNGGGLVGQSVGSPISGAYATGNVSATSEVGGLVGYTYQSAIDHVYATGTVTATNSSAVSVGGLVGYHRYNSSLSNAYWDAGSSGQANAIGYSFENSTSSNVASIASGSRYAHSSYGALGTWSLVGGTSDVYVATDSNGTAAWIMIEGQTRPFLASEYSTHIANAHQLQLMAYNLSANYTVSDDIDASQTSGSNVSGMWSSAGFDPVGDTTHVFNGSLDGRGHTVSGLRIARSAENNVGLFGVTGSGSTIRDLALSNGSMSGTAYVGGLVGQNAGNISGVSTVGTVTGTGNFVGGLVGYNTGGAISGSQTDGSVVGSGGAYSGNYVGGLIGSNNAGAISASSSSSTVSGGSSVGGLVGNDYQGTYDNVHANGNVTSTSATTGNNVGGLVGSATQSTILNAHATGDVTATTASAGGLVGLAASSSIHNAYARGHVSGTKSIGGLVGRSSGTAIDNVYATGAVTGSTYDTGGLVGSLSGGSLESAYATGNVSGGSYVGGLVGYNDSATVARVYATGNVSGDDYIAGLVGYNDEGSIATAYATGTATGDMYVAGLAGYNYNGTIANTYASGNAAGNAYVGGLVGVNYNNTISDSYSTGSVSGSNAVGGLVGSNSNGTIAASFFATTDAGGNAINAGLNIAGNAGGSIDGYSGGRTWTQLTTLSTFTDAGWNIDDKGGTGLAWRIYDGDTTPLLRSFLQTLTVSANVSGADKTYDGAVASGTVSGYTTSGNVDSSLLFGSSLGYSTTGKNAGTYSTGNGGLTVGGLYSSQRGYDIAYSSTGSVTIAQASLTVTASSGSKTYGTTANLGGYNVSGLVSGDAVSGVTLSSAGSGAGAGVGRYAINASGATGAGLSNYVISYVDGSLSVDPATLRIVATDSSKTYGSAVGLTGYSVSGLVNGDAVSGVTLSSAGSGAGAGVGRYAINASGATGAGLSNYVISYVDGSLGVDPATLRIVATDSSKTYGSTVGLTGYSVSGLVNGDAVSGVTLSSAGSGAGAGVGRYAINASGATGAGLSNYVISYVDGSLGVDPATLRIVATDASKTFGSTLNLSGYSVSGLLNGDAVSGVSLSSTGTAAGAAVGRYAINASGATGAGLSNYTISYVDGLLTVLAAGGETTPGIDLGTSTVQAINSSVAASAWSGDTGSALPNDPQASDEVARELAASAQPQGGGAVSGNGSIMIVDGGVRTPAFACSQGGSSVPAEACIIQQ; encoded by the coding sequence ATGAACCGCATTTACCGCCTCGTTTTCAACCGCAATCTCGGCGTGCTCCAGGTCGCCTCCGAAGTCGCCGCCGGCCATGCCGGCGGCGGCAGCGCCGGCGCCGCGCGCCTGGCCGCGCCGCTGCTGCCGTTCGCGCTGGCCTGCGCGCTGGCAGCGCCGGCCCACGCCGGCGGCGTGCCCTCGCTGTCCAGCGCCACCGGCGCCAGCGTGTCGCAGAACGGCAGCACGCTGCACATCGACCAAAACGCGGCCAAGGCCGTGCTCAACTGGAACAGTTTCAACATCGGCAAGGACGCCAGCGTGGTGTTCGTGCAGCCGTCCAGCTCGGCGGTGGCGCTCAACCTGATCGACGCCAGCCACGGCGCCAGCACCATCAACGGCAGCCTGCGCGCTAACGGCAACGTGTTCCTGATCAACTCGGCCGGCATCCTGTTCGGCAGCACTGCCAAGGTCAACGTCGGCGGCCTGGTCGCCAGTTCGCTCGGCCTGGCCGGGGACGACGACAATGCCTATGTGCTGGCCCGCGGCGACCACGCCGCCGCCAGCGTGGTCAACCGCGGCAGCATCACCGCCAACGGCGGCGGCTCGGTCAACCTGGTCGGCAACCACGTCGCCAACAGCGGCGCGATCGCCGCCGAGAACGGCGCCATTCGCCTGGTCTCCGCCGACCAGGTCAAGGTGACCATGGATACCGCCGGTGCGATCGGCCTGCAGCTCGTCGCCGCCGCCGGCTCATCCGCCGATGGCACGGAGGCAGCGGTGGAGAACAGCGGCAGCCTGCGCGCCGGCAACGGCCAGATCCTGCTGCAGGCCGCCAGCAACGGCCTTTCCGACCTGCTGATCAACAACACCGGCACCATCGAGGCCTCCGCCATCGACACGTCGGGCGGCAGCGTCAGGTTCGTCGCCAGCGGCGGCGCGATCGCCAGCAGCGGCAGCATCGACGTCTCCGGCACCAGCGGCGGCAGCGTGCAGCTGCTTTCCGATGCCGCGGTGAACGTGGGCGGCCGCATCGATGCCAGCGGTGCCACCGCCGGCGGCAGCATCCGCATCGGCGGCGGCTACCAGGGCGGCGAGAACCTGCTGCAGGCCAGTTCGGCCACGGTCGCCAGCGGCGCGGTGCTCGATGCCAGCGCGACCGGCGCCGGCAACGGCGGCTCGGTCGTGGTCTGGTCCAATGGCCACACCGCGGTGCATGGCGCGCTGGCCGCCAACGGCGCCGGCAACGGCAACGGCGGCCTGCTCGAAACCAGCGGCCACACGGTGGACTTCTCGGGGATCGCGGTCGGCGCCAAGGCGGCCGGCACCGGCGCGGCCGGCACCTGGCTGGTCGACCCGGAAGACCTCACCGTGGACAGCGCCGCCGCCGGCACCATCGGCACCGCGCTGGACGGCGGCACCAACGTCACCTTGATCACCACCAGCACCACCGCCAGCGGTCCCGGCAGCGTGACCAGCGGCGGCAACGGCGACATCAACGTGAACGCGGCGATCAACTGGGGCGGCAACACCACGCTGACCCTGGATGCCTACCACGACATCAACCTCAATGCGGCCATCACCGCGACCGGCGACAGTGCCGGCCTGGTGCTGAACTACGGCGGCTACACCGCCAACGGCGCCGCCACCGGCGGCACCGACTACCGCGTCAATGCCCCGGTCACGCTCGGCGGCAGCAACGCCCAGCTGCACATCAATGGCGATGCCTACACGTTGCTGCACTCCATGAGCGACCTGCAGAACGTCGTGGGCAATACCGGCAACTATGCCTTGGCCGGAAATCTGGATGCCGGCGGAACCACGTATGGAGCGCCGATCATGGCGCGCACGGCCTCGGGCGAGTTCAGCGGCACGTTCGCCGGCCTGGGCCACACCATCGGCAACCTGAACATCGCGTCCGGGAACAATTACGTCGGCCTGTTCGGCTATGTCGGCACCGCGACCATCCGCGACCTCGGCCTGGTCAATGCCACGGTCTCCGGCAACAACTACGTGGGCGCGCTCGCCGGCAGCAGCAGGGCCACGGTCAGCAACGTCTACGCCAGCGGCAGCGTCAGCGCCGCCAACTACGTCGGCGGGCTGGTCGGCTACAACCCCGACGGCACCATCACCGCCAGCCATTCCACCAGCGTGGTGAGCGCGACCGGAACGTATTTCGGCGGCCTGGTCGCCTACAACGGCGGCAGCATCAGCGATTCCTACGCGACCGGCAATGTCGCCGGGGCCTACCGCTACGCAGGCGGGCTGGTCGGATACAACATCGGCAGCGTCAACGCGTCCTACGCCACCGGCACCGTCTCCGGCCAGGCCTATGTCGGCGGCCTGGCCGGCTATAGCGCCGGCCCCCTCACCAACGTCTACGCCACCGGCAATGTCTCCGCCACCGGCAACAACGGCGGCGGCCTGGTCGGGCAGAGCGTCGGCAGCCCGATCAGCGGCGCCTATGCGACCGGCAACGTCAGCGCGACCTCGGAGGTGGGCGGCCTGGTGGGCTATACCTATCAGTCGGCCATCGACCACGTCTACGCGACCGGCACGGTGACCGCCACCAATTCCTCGGCCGTCTCGGTCGGCGGCCTGGTCGGCTACCACCGCTACAACTCGAGCCTCAGCAATGCCTACTGGGACGCGGGCAGTTCCGGCCAGGCCAACGCGATCGGCTACAGCTTCGAGAATTCGACGTCGTCCAATGTCGCCAGCATCGCCAGCGGCAGCCGCTACGCCCATTCCAGCTACGGCGCGCTGGGCACCTGGTCGCTGGTCGGCGGCACCAGCGACGTCTACGTGGCCACCGACAGCAACGGCACTGCGGCCTGGATCATGATCGAGGGGCAGACGCGCCCGTTCCTGGCCAGCGAGTACAGCACCCACATCGCCAACGCCCATCAGTTGCAGTTGATGGCGTACAACCTGTCGGCCAACTACACCGTCTCCGACGACATCGATGCCAGCCAGACCTCCGGCAGCAATGTCAGCGGCATGTGGAGCAGCGCCGGCTTCGATCCGGTCGGCGACACCACCCACGTCTTCAACGGCAGCCTCGACGGGCGCGGGCACACGGTGAGCGGCCTGCGCATCGCGCGCAGCGCCGAAAACAATGTCGGCCTGTTCGGGGTGACCGGCAGCGGCAGCACGATCCGCGACCTCGCGCTGAGCAACGGCAGCATGTCGGGAACGGCGTATGTCGGCGGGCTGGTCGGCCAGAATGCCGGCAACATCAGCGGCGTCTCCACCGTCGGCACCGTGACCGGCACCGGCAACTTCGTCGGCGGCCTGGTCGGCTACAACACCGGCGGGGCGATTTCCGGCTCGCAGACGGACGGCAGCGTGGTCGGCAGCGGTGGCGCGTACAGCGGCAACTACGTCGGCGGACTGATCGGCAGCAACAACGCCGGCGCGATTTCCGCCTCGTCCTCGAGCAGCACGGTGTCCGGCGGTAGCAGCGTGGGCGGCCTGGTCGGCAACGACTACCAGGGCACGTACGACAACGTCCATGCCAACGGCAACGTGACCAGCACCAGCGCGACCACCGGCAACAACGTCGGCGGCCTCGTCGGCAGCGCGACCCAGAGCACCATCTTGAATGCGCATGCCACCGGCGACGTCACTGCGACCACCGCGAGCGCGGGCGGCCTGGTCGGTCTTGCGGCGTCCAGCAGCATCCACAACGCTTATGCCCGCGGGCATGTGTCCGGAACCAAGAGTATCGGCGGCCTGGTCGGCCGCAGTTCCGGCACCGCGATCGACAACGTGTATGCGACCGGCGCCGTGACCGGCAGCACCTACGATACCGGCGGACTGGTCGGCAGCCTGTCCGGCGGCAGCCTCGAGTCGGCCTACGCCACCGGCAACGTGTCGGGCGGAAGCTATGTGGGTGGACTGGTCGGCTACAACGATTCGGCGACCGTCGCCAGGGTCTACGCCACGGGCAACGTCTCCGGCGACGACTACATCGCCGGGCTGGTCGGCTACAACGACGAGGGCAGCATCGCGACCGCCTACGCCACCGGCACCGCGACCGGCGACATGTATGTCGCCGGACTGGCCGGCTACAACTACAACGGCACCATCGCCAACACCTACGCCAGCGGCAATGCCGCCGGCAACGCGTATGTCGGCGGCCTGGTCGGGGTCAACTACAACAACACCATCAGCGACTCCTACAGCACCGGCAGCGTGTCCGGCAGCAACGCGGTCGGCGGCCTGGTCGGCTCCAATTCCAACGGCACCATCGCCGCCAGCTTCTTCGCCACCACCGATGCCGGCGGCAACGCGATCAATGCCGGCCTGAACATCGCCGGCAACGCGGGCGGCAGCATCGACGGCTACAGCGGCGGCAGGACCTGGACCCAGCTGACCACGTTGTCCACCTTCACCGATGCCGGCTGGAACATCGACGACAAAGGCGGGACCGGCCTGGCCTGGCGCATCTACGACGGCGACACGACCCCGTTGCTGCGCAGCTTCCTGCAGACGCTCACCGTCAGCGCCAACGTCTCCGGCGCGGACAAGACCTACGACGGCGCGGTCGCCAGCGGCACGGTGTCCGGCTACACGACGTCCGGCAACGTCGACAGCAGCCTGCTGTTCGGCTCGTCGCTGGGCTACTCGACCACCGGCAAGAACGCGGGAACCTACTCGACCGGCAACGGCGGCCTCACTGTCGGCGGGCTGTATTCCAGCCAGCGGGGTTACGACATCGCTTACTCGTCGACCGGCAGCGTCACCATCGCCCAGGCGTCGCTGACGGTCACCGCCTCCAGCGGCAGCAAGACCTACGGCACCACCGCCAACCTCGGCGGCTACAACGTGTCCGGCCTGGTCAGCGGCGACGCGGTCTCCGGCGTCACCCTGAGCAGTGCCGGTTCCGGCGCCGGCGCAGGCGTCGGCCGCTATGCCATCAACGCTTCCGGCGCGACCGGCGCGGGCCTGTCCAACTACGTCATCAGCTACGTCGACGGCAGCCTCAGCGTCGATCCGGCCACGCTGCGCATCGTCGCCACCGACAGCAGCAAGACCTACGGCAGCGCGGTCGGCCTGACCGGCTACAGCGTCTCCGGCCTGGTCAATGGCGATGCGGTCTCCGGCGTCACCCTGAGCAGTGCCGGTTCCGGCGCCGGCGCAGGCGTCGGCCGCTATGCCATCAACGCTTCCGGCGCGACCGGCGCGGGCCTGTCCAACTACGTCATCAGCTACGTCGACGGCAGCCTCGGCGTCGATCCGGCCACGCTGCGCATCGTCGCCACCGACAGCAGCAAGACCTACGGCAGCACGGTCGGCCTGACCGGTTACAGCGTCTCCGGCCTGGTCAATGGCGACGCGGTCTCCGGCGTCACCCTGAGCAGCGCCGGTTCCGGCGCCGGCGCAGGCGTCGGCCGCTATGCCATCAACGCTTCCGGCGCCACCGGCGCGGGCCTGTCCAATTACGTCATCAGCTACGTCGACGGCAGCCTCGGCGTCGATCCGGCGACGCTGCGCATCGTCGCCACCGATGCCAGCAAGACCTTCGGCAGCACGCTCAATCTGAGCGGCTACAGCGTCTCCGGCCTGCTCAACGGCGATGCGGTGTCCGGCGTTTCGCTGAGCAGCACCGGTACGGCGGCCGGCGCCGCGGTCGGCCGCTATGCCATCAACGCTTCCGGCGCCACCGGCGCGGGCCTGTCCAACTACACCATCAGCTACGTCGATGGCCTGTTGACCGTCCTGGCCGCGGGCGGGGAGACCACGCCCGGCATCGACTTGGGCACTTCGACGGTGCAGGCGATCAACAGTTCGGTGGCGGCGAGCGCATGGAGCGGCGATACCGGTTCGGCGCTGCCGAACGATCCGCAGGCCAGCGACGAGGTCGCCAGGGAACTGGCGGCCAGCGCCCAGCCCCAGGGCGGCGGCGCCGTGTCCGGCAACGGCTCGATCATGATCGTCGACGGTGGCGTGCGCACGCCGGCATTCGCCTGCAGCCAGGGCGGGTCCAGCGTGCCGGCGGAAGCCTGCATCATCCAGCAATAG
- a CDS encoding ShlB/FhaC/HecB family hemolysin secretion/activation protein yields the protein MTISCRPRPSALANALFALPWAASLALTLTCAPALAQDAAPAAGTSTAAAAPIAVQGIRVTGVGEHPRQDISAPRLQALADARLRELGGGSLPAQLSFAQLQQIADTLTQAYRQAGFLVARAYLPVQTLGSDQVVEIRVAEGRVGKITVEGARRYDDRLIASPALALQGQILRQQDLQSALLYARDLPGVSVTSVLKPGAQPGETDVVIQASEARPLQVSVGASNYGTESIGRYRAQLGVDWNNPLGLGDHFSASYAYALDPANNWQGSVAYQAPIADVPGLGVSAAYTRSLVDLNTGAFAALDIQGPTEQTSLGLDWKFRNTDAWRMQSWLHLVQESSRIQGLGVLLSKQKFDVLELGASFRHDDRERHAIDMLQLSVRGALDDDSPRTDYLYARHDRHFLVARLAYTRLQGLTATQRLQLRLNGQYSDDTLTPLEQFSLGGPTSVRAFALGSALGDRGFDSSLEYQVDAPGFAGAASPFGGRPWSDLLTASVFYDYGRVYPNGANRAVYDAVTTFQGPGVGLNFRVPHWHGLALDLAAAKPTGGTEPADGKDVRYWARFGLTF from the coding sequence ATGACGATTTCCTGCCGTCCGCGTCCGAGCGCGCTGGCGAACGCCCTGTTCGCGCTGCCCTGGGCCGCCAGCCTGGCCTTGACCCTGACCTGCGCGCCGGCGCTTGCGCAAGACGCCGCACCCGCTGCCGGCACATCGACCGCGGCGGCGGCACCGATCGCGGTGCAGGGAATCCGTGTGACCGGTGTCGGCGAGCATCCGCGGCAGGACATCAGCGCACCGCGCCTGCAGGCGCTGGCCGACGCACGCCTGCGCGAACTGGGCGGCGGCTCGCTGCCGGCGCAGCTCAGCTTCGCCCAGCTGCAGCAGATCGCCGACACGCTGACCCAGGCCTACCGCCAGGCCGGCTTCCTGGTCGCCCGCGCCTACCTGCCGGTGCAGACCCTCGGTTCCGACCAGGTGGTCGAAATCCGCGTCGCCGAGGGCCGGGTCGGCAAGATCACCGTCGAGGGCGCGCGCCGCTACGACGACCGCCTCATCGCCAGCCCGGCGCTGGCGCTGCAAGGCCAGATCCTGCGCCAGCAGGACCTGCAGTCCGCGCTGCTGTACGCACGCGACCTGCCCGGCGTCTCGGTCACCTCCGTGCTCAAGCCCGGCGCGCAGCCCGGCGAGACCGACGTGGTGATCCAGGCCAGCGAAGCGCGCCCGCTGCAGGTCAGCGTCGGCGCCAGCAACTACGGCACCGAGAGCATCGGACGCTATCGCGCCCAGCTCGGCGTGGACTGGAACAACCCGCTCGGCCTGGGCGACCATTTCTCCGCCAGCTACGCCTATGCGCTCGATCCGGCCAACAACTGGCAGGGCAGCGTCGCCTACCAGGCGCCGATCGCCGACGTCCCGGGCCTGGGCGTCAGCGCCGCCTACACCCGCAGCCTGGTCGACCTGAACACCGGCGCGTTCGCCGCGCTCGATATCCAGGGGCCGACCGAACAGACCTCGCTCGGCCTGGACTGGAAATTCCGCAACACCGATGCCTGGCGCATGCAGAGCTGGCTGCACCTGGTGCAGGAAAGCTCGCGCATCCAGGGCCTGGGCGTGCTGCTGTCCAAGCAGAAGTTCGACGTGCTCGAACTCGGCGCCTCGTTCCGCCACGACGACCGCGAGCGGCATGCGATCGACATGCTGCAACTCAGCGTGCGCGGCGCGCTGGACGACGACTCGCCACGCACCGATTACCTGTATGCCCGGCACGATCGCCACTTCCTGGTCGCGCGCCTGGCCTACACCCGCCTGCAGGGCCTGACCGCCACCCAGCGCCTGCAGCTGCGCCTCAATGGCCAGTACAGCGACGACACCCTGACCCCGCTGGAACAGTTCTCGCTCGGCGGCCCCACCAGCGTGCGCGCGTTCGCCCTCGGCAGCGCGCTGGGCGATCGCGGCTTCGACTCCAGCCTGGAATACCAGGTCGATGCGCCCGGCTTCGCCGGCGCCGCCTCGCCGTTCGGCGGCCGTCCCTGGAGCGACCTGCTGACCGCCAGCGTGTTCTACGACTATGGCCGGGTCTATCCCAACGGCGCCAACCGCGCCGTGTACGACGCCGTCACCACGTTCCAGGGCCCGGGCGTGGGCCTGAACTTCCGCGTTCCCCACTGGCATGGGCTGGCATTGGACCTGGCCGCGGCCAAGCCCACCGGCGGCACCGAGCCGGCCGACGGCAAGGACGTGCGCTACTGGGCCCGTTTCGGCCTGACCTTCTGA
- a CDS encoding O-acetyl-ADP-ribose deacetylase, producing the protein MKIEIWPGDITELDVDAIVNAANESLLGGGGVDGAIHRAAGPQLLEECLALPQLKPGVRCPVGEVRATAGYRLKARHVLHTVGPVWRDGAHDEPALLANCYWRSLRLAEQMGLHSVAFPAISCGVYGYPLHQAARIAVAETDAWQKAHAVPKRIILVAYNDATAKAYQQALRDVQYTSAAA; encoded by the coding sequence ATGAAGATCGAAATCTGGCCAGGCGACATCACCGAACTGGACGTGGACGCCATCGTCAACGCCGCCAACGAATCCCTGCTCGGTGGCGGCGGCGTGGATGGCGCGATCCACCGTGCCGCTGGCCCGCAATTGCTGGAGGAATGCCTCGCCCTGCCGCAACTCAAGCCGGGCGTGCGTTGCCCGGTCGGCGAGGTCCGCGCCACCGCCGGTTACCGGCTCAAGGCGCGCCATGTGCTGCATACCGTCGGCCCGGTGTGGCGCGACGGCGCCCACGACGAGCCGGCGCTGTTGGCCAACTGCTACTGGCGCTCGCTGCGCCTGGCCGAACAGATGGGCCTGCATTCGGTGGCGTTCCCGGCGATCAGCTGCGGCGTCTACGGGTATCCGCTGCACCAGGCCGCGCGCATCGCGGTGGCCGAAACCGACGCCTGGCAGAAGGCGCACGCCGTGCCCAAGCGCATCATCCTGGTCGCCTACAACGACGCCACCGCCAAGGCCTATCAGCAGGCGCTGCGCGACGTCCAGTACACCAGCGCCGCGGCCTGA
- a CDS encoding methyltransferase family protein has translation MLLGAWLQHALDLPLPQGRALAWMQLGGGVVAVAGLLLSVLCLALFVQRRTTVLPERDPSSLVLRGPHRHTRNPMYLSLVLSYAGLCVQIGWPWALLLLPLPLLALQRVVIPFEEARLRERFGSAYDRYCAQVRRWL, from the coding sequence ATGCTGCTCGGCGCATGGCTGCAGCACGCATTGGACCTGCCGCTGCCGCAAGGCCGTGCGCTGGCCTGGATGCAGCTGGGCGGTGGCGTGGTCGCCGTCGCCGGGCTGCTGCTGTCGGTGCTGTGCCTGGCGCTGTTCGTGCAGCGGCGCACCACCGTGCTGCCCGAACGTGATCCGTCCAGTCTGGTGCTGCGCGGTCCGCACCGCCACACCCGCAATCCGATGTACCTGAGCCTGGTGCTGAGCTACGCCGGCCTGTGCGTGCAGATCGGCTGGCCGTGGGCGCTGCTGTTGCTGCCGTTGCCGCTGCTCGCCTTGCAACGCGTGGTGATCCCGTTCGAGGAAGCACGCCTGCGCGAGCGCTTCGGCAGCGCCTACGACCGTTATTGCGCGCAGGTGAGGCGCTGGCTGTAG
- a CDS encoding nucleoside hydrolase — MPAPTSASAASLASRRRVILEDDIDGFTPAQLLLLQSPEVEVLGISVVSGNIWRDEALAHTRRLLEIAGRGEVPVLPGPVQPMLNSELATERWEALYGKLLWKGAWTRHWIEHDTVQSAPRYHAHDVVPDLALGNPSVVQAASEPAALFMIRKVREFPGEVSIVATGPLTNLALAQRLDPQFASLAKELVYMGGSLNPRQRRDSVSARQFAREFVNSPRREFNIRWDPEAASIVMRSPWRKMVMVPVDPSTATELTPQLLARMSAADTPIGHALRRREPGFPMWDELATAVWLRPELATVSETLYVDTNTEFGPGYGDILSWAPGYQPGLGEQAQQVVREVDVEAIEQLLVERLTAPQPPALGVPLPG, encoded by the coding sequence ATGCCCGCTCCGACATCCGCTTCCGCTGCTTCCCTCGCATCACGCCGCCGCGTCATCCTCGAAGACGACATCGACGGCTTCACCCCCGCGCAGCTGCTGTTGCTGCAATCGCCGGAGGTTGAGGTGCTCGGCATCTCGGTGGTCAGCGGCAATATCTGGCGCGACGAGGCCCTGGCGCACACGCGCCGCTTGCTGGAAATCGCCGGCCGCGGCGAGGTGCCGGTGCTGCCCGGGCCGGTGCAGCCGATGCTCAACAGCGAGCTGGCCACCGAGCGCTGGGAGGCGCTGTACGGCAAGCTGCTGTGGAAGGGGGCGTGGACCCGGCACTGGATCGAGCACGACACCGTGCAGAGTGCGCCGCGCTACCACGCGCACGACGTGGTGCCGGACCTGGCGCTGGGCAATCCGTCGGTGGTGCAGGCCGCCAGCGAGCCGGCGGCCTTGTTCATGATCCGCAAGGTGCGCGAGTTCCCTGGCGAAGTCAGCATCGTCGCCACCGGCCCGTTGACCAATCTGGCGCTGGCGCAGCGGCTGGATCCGCAGTTCGCGTCGCTGGCCAAGGAGCTGGTCTACATGGGAGGCAGCCTCAACCCGCGGCAGCGCCGCGACAGCGTGTCGGCGCGGCAGTTCGCGCGCGAGTTCGTCAATTCGCCGCGGCGCGAGTTCAACATCCGCTGGGATCCGGAAGCGGCGAGCATCGTGATGCGCTCGCCCTGGCGCAAGATGGTGATGGTGCCGGTGGATCCGTCCACCGCCACCGAGTTGACCCCGCAGTTGCTGGCACGGATGAGCGCCGCCGACACGCCGATCGGCCATGCGTTGCGCCGGCGCGAGCCGGGCTTCCCTATGTGGGACGAACTGGCCACCGCGGTGTGGCTGCGCCCGGAGCTGGCCACCGTCAGCGAGACGCTGTACGTGGATACCAACACCGAATTCGGCCCCGGCTATGGCGACATCCTGTCGTGGGCGCCGGGCTACCAGCCCGGGCTCGGCGAGCAGGCGCAGCAGGTGGTGCGCGAGGTCGACGTGGAGGCCATCGAGCAGTTGCTGGTGGAGCGCCTGACCGCGCCGCAGCCGCCGGCGCTGGGTGTGCCGTTGCCGGGCTGA